The following proteins are co-located in the Noviherbaspirillum sp. UKPF54 genome:
- a CDS encoding chemotaxis protein CheW, with product MGELIQTGSRQAGVASAAADDHAQYLTFMLGGEVFAIGILAVKEIIEYGGVTTVPMMPDCIRGVINLRGAVVPVMDLSSRFGRRATEVGKRTCIVIVEIEAGGEQQVVGVMVDAVNAVLEIPASQIEPAPSFGAQIRTDFIAGMGKVGGKFVILLNVDNVLSAQEVGALAELAVD from the coding sequence ATGGGCGAGTTGATTCAGACTGGCAGCAGGCAGGCGGGCGTGGCGAGCGCGGCGGCGGACGACCACGCGCAATACCTGACCTTCATGCTGGGCGGGGAAGTGTTCGCGATCGGCATCCTGGCGGTGAAGGAAATCATCGAGTACGGCGGCGTGACGACGGTGCCGATGATGCCTGACTGTATACGCGGGGTGATCAACCTGCGCGGTGCGGTGGTGCCGGTGATGGACTTGTCGTCGCGCTTCGGGCGGCGGGCCACGGAAGTCGGCAAGCGCACCTGCATCGTGATCGTGGAGATCGAGGCGGGCGGCGAGCAGCAGGTGGTGGGGGTGATGGTCGATGCGGTCAACGCGGTGCTGGAGATTCCGGCGTCGCAGATCGAACCGGCGCCAAGCTTTGGCGCGCAGATCCGCACCGACTTCATCGCCGGCATGGGCAAGGTGGGCGGCAAGTTCGTCATCCTGCTCAACGTCGACAACGTGCTGTCGGCGCAAGAAGTGGGGGCGCTGGCGGAATTGGCGGTGGATTAA
- a CDS encoding protein-glutamate O-methyltransferase CheR has product MVAITDQEFTQFQRFIYDAAGISLSPAKKALVSGRLAKRVQHCHLNSYGDYFRLLASGKADAEVQMAVDLLTTNETYFFREPKHFDLLREQARAMRMRGQPLRVWSAACSSGEEVYSIAMVLADVMEEGQWDVIGSDISTRVLTRARTGHYPLERTTHVPMSYLRRFCLKGTGSEQGTLLVERGLRSRVQFLQVNLNAPLPQLGTFDVIFLRNVMIYFNGATKQQVVARVLSLLRPGGLFFIGHSESLHGVTDLVQPVMPSVYRKS; this is encoded by the coding sequence ATCGTCGCAATCACCGATCAGGAATTCACCCAGTTCCAGCGTTTCATCTACGATGCAGCCGGCATCAGCCTGTCGCCGGCCAAGAAGGCGCTGGTCAGCGGAAGGCTGGCCAAGCGCGTGCAGCACTGTCATCTGAACAGTTACGGCGATTACTTCCGCCTGCTCGCGAGTGGCAAGGCCGATGCCGAGGTGCAGATGGCAGTCGACCTGCTGACCACCAACGAGACTTATTTTTTCCGCGAGCCGAAGCATTTCGACCTGCTGCGCGAGCAGGCGCGTGCCATGCGCATGCGCGGCCAGCCGCTGCGCGTGTGGAGCGCGGCCTGCTCCAGCGGCGAGGAGGTGTACAGCATCGCGATGGTGCTGGCGGATGTGATGGAAGAAGGGCAGTGGGACGTGATCGGCTCGGACATCAGCACGCGCGTGCTGACACGGGCGCGTACCGGCCACTATCCATTGGAGCGCACCACGCATGTCCCGATGAGCTACCTGCGGCGCTTCTGCCTGAAGGGAACCGGCAGCGAGCAGGGAACGCTGCTGGTCGAGCGTGGCCTGCGCAGCCGCGTGCAGTTCCTGCAGGTGAACCTGAACGCGCCGCTGCCGCAGCTCGGCACCTTCGACGTGATCTTCCTGCGTAATGTGATGATCTACTTTAACGGCGCCACGAAACAGCAGGTCGTGGCGCGCGTGCTGTCGCTGCTCAGGCCGGGCGGGCTCTTCTTCATCGGCCATTCGGAAAGCCTGCATGGCGTCACCGACCTGGTGCAGCCGGTGATGCCGTCCGTCTACCGCAAGTCCTGA
- a CDS encoding methyl-accepting chemotaxis protein, translating to MLKQMKLETRLQLGFGILVMLAIMLGVVAFINLSAMNVQWKAVESVTMAKKDAVLAGETALGNTIHNFKNYLIRGGEYNKKFAAELEAIDKAADDYRAIGNLQQEELALLSEIHNSTKLYIDSMGQLVAMREKGSTVAEMDAAIKGADKPIYAALQRLLALNASETKAQSERMTAAAETAKRWVLSFGAAIVVIGLLMAFWMSRSLVQISQIAREVRAVVDSLASASDEVSATAQSLSQASSEQAAGVEETSASIEQMTASISQNTENAKVTDGMATKAAREAMEGGEAVKATAAAMNQIAKKISIIDDIAYQTNLLALNAAIEAARAGEHGKGFAVVAAEVRKLAERSQVAAQEIGEVATNSVELAEKAGKLLDEMVPSIKKTSDLVQEIAAASEEQASGVGQINGAVGQLSQTAQQNASSSEELAATAEEMSSQAEQLRQLMAFFKTEGGKAAEPVAQMPAGRTNPAAARSGARTARNPGLPLQAGPDETNFSRF from the coding sequence ATGTTGAAGCAAATGAAACTGGAAACACGCCTGCAACTCGGGTTCGGCATTCTGGTGATGTTGGCGATCATGCTTGGTGTGGTTGCCTTCATCAACCTATCCGCGATGAATGTGCAATGGAAGGCGGTCGAGTCGGTCACGATGGCGAAAAAGGATGCGGTGCTGGCCGGCGAAACAGCGCTTGGCAATACCATCCATAATTTCAAGAACTATCTGATCCGCGGCGGCGAGTACAACAAGAAGTTCGCCGCCGAGCTGGAGGCGATCGACAAGGCTGCCGACGACTATCGTGCAATCGGCAACCTGCAGCAAGAAGAGCTGGCGCTGCTGAGCGAAATCCACAATTCCACCAAGCTCTACATCGACAGCATGGGGCAGCTGGTCGCGATGCGCGAGAAGGGCTCCACCGTTGCCGAGATGGATGCGGCCATCAAGGGCGCCGACAAGCCGATCTACGCCGCCTTGCAGCGTTTGCTGGCGCTTAACGCCAGCGAAACGAAGGCGCAGTCTGAGCGCATGACGGCAGCCGCCGAAACGGCCAAGCGCTGGGTCCTGTCATTCGGCGCGGCCATCGTGGTGATCGGTCTGCTCATGGCGTTCTGGATGTCGCGCAGCCTAGTGCAGATTTCGCAGATTGCACGCGAGGTGCGCGCCGTCGTCGATTCTCTGGCCAGTGCGTCCGACGAGGTGAGCGCGACCGCGCAGTCGCTGTCGCAGGCATCGAGCGAACAGGCCGCCGGCGTGGAAGAAACCAGCGCGTCGATCGAACAGATGACGGCGTCGATCTCGCAGAATACCGAAAACGCGAAAGTCACCGACGGCATGGCAACCAAGGCGGCGCGGGAAGCGATGGAGGGCGGCGAGGCGGTGAAGGCGACCGCCGCGGCGATGAACCAGATTGCGAAGAAGATTTCCATCATCGACGACATCGCGTACCAGACCAACCTGCTGGCGCTGAATGCGGCGATCGAGGCGGCGCGTGCCGGCGAACACGGCAAGGGCTTCGCAGTGGTGGCGGCGGAAGTGCGCAAGCTGGCCGAGCGCAGCCAGGTGGCGGCGCAGGAAATCGGCGAGGTGGCGACCAATAGCGTGGAACTGGCGGAAAAGGCTGGCAAGCTGCTCGACGAGATGGTTCCGAGCATTAAGAAGACTTCCGACCTGGTGCAGGAAATCGCGGCGGCTTCCGAAGAGCAGGCGTCCGGCGTGGGCCAGATCAACGGCGCGGTCGGCCAGTTGAGCCAGACCGCGCAACAGAATGCGTCGAGCTCGGAAGAGCTGGCGGCAACTGCCGAGGAAATGAGCAGTCAGGCAGAACAGTTGCGCCAACTGATGGCCTTCTTCAAGACCGAGGGCGGCAAGGCTGCGGAGCCGGTTGCGCAAATGCCGGCTGGCAGAACCAATCCGGCAGCGGCCAGGAGCGGCGCCCGGACGGCGCGCAATCCCGGGTTGCCGCTGCAGGCCGGACCGGACGAGACGAATTTTTCCAGATTCTAA
- a CDS encoding bacteriohemerythrin produces MAYFAWTDELQVGNSFIDSDHQKLISLLNQLHEAMAQGQGKNILGKILDELIRYTREHFKREEDHMQKIRYADFAAHKQEHDKLIKEVVDLQAKFNAGNGMLSVQVSGFLRNWLINHIMKTDKLLASALKQAAA; encoded by the coding sequence ATGGCGTACTTTGCATGGACTGATGAATTACAGGTCGGAAATTCATTTATCGATAGCGACCATCAAAAGCTCATCAGCCTGTTAAATCAGCTTCACGAAGCCATGGCGCAAGGCCAGGGCAAGAATATCCTGGGAAAAATCCTCGACGAACTGATCCGCTATACGCGCGAACACTTCAAGCGTGAAGAAGACCACATGCAAAAAATCCGCTATGCCGACTTCGCCGCGCACAAGCAGGAACACGACAAGCTGATCAAGGAGGTGGTCGATTTACAGGCGAAATTCAATGCCGGCAACGGCATGCTGTCCGTTCAGGTATCCGGCTTCCTGCGCAACTGGCTGATCAACCACATCATGAAGACGGACAAGCTGCTTGCCTCCGCCCTCAAACAGGCTGCGGCGTAA
- a CDS encoding chemotaxis protein CheW, whose product MAELIQTGSRQAGVASAAADDHAQYLTFMLGGEVFAIGILAVKEIIEYGGVTAVPMMPDCIRGVINLRGAVVPVMDLSSRFGRRATEVGKRTCIVIVEIEAGGEQQVVGVMVDAVNAVLEIPASQIEPAPSFGAKIRTDFIAGMGKVGGKFVILLNVDNVLSAEEVGALVELAADAPSVA is encoded by the coding sequence ATGGCCGAGTTGATTCAGACTGGCAGCAGGCAGGCGGGCGTGGCGAGCGCGGCGGCGGACGACCACGCGCAATACCTGACCTTCATGCTGGGCGGGGAAGTGTTCGCGATCGGCATCCTGGCGGTGAAGGAAATCATCGAGTACGGCGGCGTGACGGCGGTGCCGATGATGCCTGACTGTATACGCGGGGTGATCAACCTGCGCGGCGCGGTGGTGCCGGTGATGGACTTGTCGTCGCGCTTCGGGCGGCGGGCCACGGAAGTCGGCAAGCGCACCTGCATCGTGATCGTGGAGATCGAGGCGGGCGGCGAGCAGCAGGTGGTGGGGGTGATGGTCGATGCGGTCAACGCGGTGCTGGAGATTCCGGCGTCGCAGATCGAACCGGCGCCGAGCTTTGGCGCGAAGATCCGCACTGACTTCATCGCCGGCATGGGCAAGGTGGGCGGCAAGTTCGTCATCCTGCTCAACGTCGACAACGTGCTGTCGGCGGAGGAGGTAGGTGCGCTGGTTGAGCTTGCCGCGGACGCGCCAAGCGTCGCATAA
- a CDS encoding chemotaxis response regulator protein-glutamate methylesterase, whose product MDSIKVLVVDDSAVVRQVMTALLDAAPGIKVIHAVADPLLAMERMKMQWPDVIVLDVEMPRMDGITFLKKIMSERPTPVVICSTLTEKGAQTTMEALAAGAVAIITKPRLGLKQFLNDSTDELIGAVRAAARANVKRLVSRQHAPLPVVAKHSADVILAPADGNAMTQTTERVVAIGTSTGGTQALEEVLTALPRVSPGIVIVQHMPEKFTAAFADRLNSICQIEVREAQNNDRVLPGRALIAPGGKHMLMRRNGAQYYVEVVDGPLVNRHRPSVDVLFRSVAKAAGANALGVIMTGMGDDGAAGLLEMKKAGARTVAQDEQSCVVYGMPKEAVKRGAVEKTVPLNAIDKEILQQLAKFAG is encoded by the coding sequence ATGGACAGCATCAAAGTATTGGTCGTGGACGATTCCGCCGTGGTGCGCCAGGTAATGACCGCCTTGCTCGATGCCGCGCCCGGCATCAAGGTTATCCACGCGGTGGCCGACCCGCTTTTGGCGATGGAACGCATGAAGATGCAGTGGCCGGACGTGATCGTGCTGGACGTGGAAATGCCGCGCATGGACGGCATCACCTTCCTGAAGAAGATCATGAGCGAGCGCCCCACGCCGGTGGTGATCTGCTCGACGCTCACCGAAAAGGGGGCGCAAACGACGATGGAGGCGCTGGCCGCCGGGGCGGTGGCGATCATCACCAAGCCCAGGCTCGGGCTCAAGCAGTTCCTGAACGACAGCACCGATGAGTTGATCGGCGCCGTGCGCGCCGCCGCCCGCGCCAATGTGAAACGGTTGGTCTCGCGCCAGCATGCGCCATTGCCGGTGGTGGCCAAGCACAGCGCCGACGTGATCCTGGCGCCCGCCGACGGCAACGCGATGACGCAGACCACCGAGCGGGTGGTGGCGATAGGCACTTCCACCGGCGGCACCCAGGCGCTGGAAGAAGTGCTGACTGCGCTGCCGCGCGTGTCGCCGGGGATCGTGATCGTGCAGCACATGCCGGAAAAATTCACCGCCGCCTTTGCTGACCGCCTCAACAGCATCTGCCAGATCGAGGTCAGGGAAGCGCAGAACAACGACCGAGTGCTGCCGGGCCGCGCGCTGATCGCCCCCGGCGGCAAGCACATGCTGATGCGCCGCAACGGCGCGCAGTACTACGTCGAAGTGGTCGACGGCCCGCTGGTCAACCGGCACCGGCCCTCGGTCGATGTGCTGTTCCGCTCGGTGGCGAAAGCGGCCGGCGCCAACGCGCTGGGCGTCATCATGACCGGCATGGGCGACGACGGCGCGGCCGGCCTCCTGGAGATGAAAAAGGCCGGCGCGCGCACCGTGGCGCAGGATGAGCAGAGTTGCGTGGTGTATGGCATGCCGAAGGAAGCGGTCAAGCGCGGCGCGGTGGAAAAGACCGTGCCCCTGAACGCGATCGACAAGGAAATTCTTCAGCAGCTGGCGAAGTTCGCCGGGTGA
- a CDS encoding chemotaxis protein CheD: protein MTKKAVIDVFLQPGEYFVGDADYRIRTLLGSCVSITLWHPVAKVGAMSHFLLARRPARPAVELDARYGEEAMWLMLRELDRAGVAPSECQGKVFGGGDMFPGNMRTAGINVGKKNGVMARDLLYSHGISIVSESLFGVGHRQIIFDVSSGNVWSRQIKPA, encoded by the coding sequence ATGACGAAGAAAGCGGTGATCGACGTCTTCCTGCAGCCGGGCGAGTATTTCGTCGGCGATGCCGATTACCGCATCCGCACGCTGCTCGGCTCCTGCGTTTCGATCACGCTCTGGCATCCGGTCGCCAAGGTGGGCGCGATGTCCCACTTTTTGCTGGCGCGGCGCCCGGCACGGCCGGCAGTCGAGCTCGACGCGCGTTACGGCGAGGAAGCGATGTGGTTGATGCTGCGCGAACTGGACCGTGCCGGCGTGGCGCCGTCGGAATGCCAGGGCAAGGTCTTCGGCGGCGGCGACATGTTCCCGGGGAATATGCGGACCGCCGGGATCAACGTGGGTAAGAAAAACGGCGTAATGGCGCGCGACCTGTTGTATTCGCACGGCATTTCCATCGTGTCCGAAAGCCTGTTCGGCGTCGGTCACCGCCAAATCATTTTCGATGTAAGCAGCGGCAACGTCTGGTCGCGCCAGATCAAGCCTGCCTGA
- a CDS encoding methyl-accepting chemotaxis protein, producing the protein MFKSMKIGTRLGAGFGALVVLMMMMTTIGMLKLSSMNDSLHDIVSDKWPKTVTANELSKSADGIAIAIRNMLLTPNKDDQKKQVEHILELRKTGAEKFGELARLIALPRGEELLKIVKTERERYVAGQEKIVKLAEEGKFDEAKLFLVNELRPILAAYQASINEMIKFQSGLVDAAGKTAAEQYSSTRTLMFALSAISLLLALVTAWWITRGITQPLGQAVQAANKLEAGDLSITIASTSGDETGQLLRAMRNMVGKLTQVIDGQKRVVEAANRGNFDARIELNGLQGFQKEMGEGLNQLVTTTGASIEDVVRVMGAMSEGDLTKRIDKSYEGEFGKLKEYANNTVDKLSQVVADVNGAADALASASEEVSATAQSLSQSASEQAAGVEETSASIEQMTSSIAQNTENAKVTDGMAAKAAQEAAEGGEAVKETVSAMNQIAKKIGIIDDIAYQTNLLALNAAIEAARAGEHGKGFAVVAAEVRKLAERSQVAAQEIGEVATNSVALAEKAGKLLDEMVPSIKKTSDLVQEITAASEEQSSGVGQINAAVNQLSQTTQQNASSSEELAATAEEMSGQAEQLQQTMAFFKLQGGQSMRATAEGKAFKAAAMKPGTAKKIIGQTVSAVGMPDETHFTRF; encoded by the coding sequence ATGTTTAAAAGTATGAAAATCGGCACCCGTCTGGGTGCCGGATTTGGCGCGCTGGTTGTCTTGATGATGATGATGACGACTATCGGCATGCTCAAGCTGAGCAGCATGAATGACTCGCTGCATGACATCGTCAGCGACAAATGGCCCAAGACGGTAACGGCCAACGAGCTGAGCAAAAGCGCCGACGGCATCGCCATCGCAATACGCAACATGCTGCTCACGCCAAACAAGGATGACCAGAAAAAGCAGGTCGAGCACATCCTGGAACTCCGTAAAACCGGCGCGGAAAAGTTCGGGGAGCTGGCCAGGCTCATCGCCCTGCCGCGTGGCGAGGAGCTCCTGAAAATAGTCAAGACAGAGCGCGAGCGCTATGTTGCTGGACAGGAAAAGATCGTCAAGCTGGCCGAGGAGGGAAAGTTCGATGAGGCCAAGCTTTTCCTCGTCAATGAACTGCGCCCGATTCTGGCGGCATACCAGGCAAGCATTAATGAGATGATCAAGTTCCAGAGCGGCCTGGTCGATGCGGCTGGCAAGACGGCCGCAGAGCAATATAGCTCCACGCGCACATTAATGTTTGCGCTCTCGGCCATTTCCCTTCTGCTGGCGCTTGTCACGGCCTGGTGGATTACACGCGGCATTACCCAGCCCTTGGGCCAGGCGGTGCAGGCCGCCAACAAGCTTGAAGCCGGCGACCTGTCTATCACGATTGCGTCGACGTCCGGCGATGAAACCGGCCAGCTCTTGCGTGCCATGCGGAATATGGTGGGAAAGCTCACACAAGTGATCGATGGACAAAAGCGCGTAGTGGAAGCTGCCAACCGCGGCAACTTCGATGCGCGCATCGAGCTGAATGGATTGCAGGGGTTCCAGAAAGAGATGGGTGAGGGCCTGAACCAGCTGGTGACGACCACCGGTGCGAGCATCGAGGATGTGGTGCGGGTGATGGGCGCCATGTCCGAGGGGGACCTGACCAAGCGCATCGACAAGTCATACGAAGGCGAGTTCGGCAAGTTGAAGGAATACGCCAACAACACGGTCGACAAGCTGTCGCAGGTGGTGGCAGATGTCAACGGTGCGGCTGACGCGCTGGCCAGCGCTTCGGAAGAAGTTAGCGCAACGGCGCAGTCGCTGTCGCAGTCGGCAAGCGAACAGGCGGCCGGGGTGGAGGAAACCAGCGCCTCGATCGAGCAGATGACGTCATCGATTGCGCAAAACACCGAGAACGCGAAAGTCACCGATGGCATGGCGGCGAAGGCGGCCCAGGAAGCGGCAGAAGGCGGCGAGGCAGTCAAGGAAACGGTATCGGCGATGAATCAGATTGCCAAGAAGATCGGCATCATCGACGACATCGCCTATCAGACCAACCTGCTGGCCTTGAATGCGGCGATCGAGGCGGCGCGCGCCGGCGAGCATGGCAAGGGGTTCGCGGTGGTGGCGGCGGAAGTGAGGAAGCTGGCCGAGCGCAGCCAGGTGGCGGCGCAGGAAATCGGCGAAGTGGCGACCAACAGCGTGGCCCTGGCGGAAAAGGCGGGCAAGCTGCTTGACGAGATGGTGCCGAGTATCAAGAAGACGTCGGACCTGGTGCAGGAAATCACGGCGGCATCCGAAGAGCAGTCTTCCGGAGTGGGGCAGATCAACGCGGCGGTGAATCAGCTCAGTCAGACCACGCAGCAGAATGCATCGAGCTCGGAAGAGCTGGCGGCGACCGCCGAAGAGATGAGCGGGCAAGCCGAGCAGCTGCAGCAGACAATGGCGTTTTTCAAGCTGCAGGGTGGACAAAGCATGCGGGCGACCGCCGAGGGGAAAGCATTCAAGGCCGCAGCGATGAAGCCGGGCACTGCGAAAAAAATCATCGGCCAGACGGTTTCCGCCGTCGGCATGCCGGATGAAACCCACTTCACCCGTTTTTAA